Proteins from a single region of Tachysurus vachellii isolate PV-2020 chromosome 15, HZAU_Pvac_v1, whole genome shotgun sequence:
- the pxylp1 gene encoding 2-phosphoxylose phosphatase 1, which yields MLARNRFILLLVVGLVLAVLSFSIQYLQPIPTSPLAEVGTLGKNRKRGNPVVHTEPPELDPISDAYRYCNLPNHTEHTHEGHSLADYKLLFVQVMIRHGDRYPLYSIPQTKRPAIDCTLSPHRKPSHPLLASFISHMTQGGRGHWDASLSSLARVPNHSTCELGELTQTGVVQHLKNGALLHQTYLKHHKLLPPDWSSQHLWVETTAKSRTLQSGLALLYGFLPNFDWSKVLVRHQRSTMFCGSLCECPARNIFLDEEQRRQYRLRTSNAELERTYVAMAKTLGVATRTMRAANPIDALLCHFCHGLSFPCASPHPYPSSENGACLTLQQFAVIRQQQRDDERERKVAGIYRRFAVLAAHPFLNQTALRMEKAAHGNAEPAFALASAHDITMAPVLSALGLEGAGFPRFAARLVFELWKRPDAKGTRGGVANAYLRVLYNGEDLTFETAFCHDHDRHSTQPLCPLGNFLSFVRRDMFNIVNATSYHQACHKNFS from the exons TGCAACCAATACCAACCAGTCCGCTTGCAGAAGTTGGGACACTCGGTAAAAACAGGAAAAGGGGAAACCCAGTGGTCCATACAGAGCCTCCAGAACTTGACCCGATCAGTGATGCTTACCGATACTGCAACCTGCCAaatcacacagaacacacacacgagg GTCACAGTCTGGCAGACTACAAGCTGCTCTTTGTACAGGTGATGATTCGCCATGGCGACCGTTACCCGCTCTACTCCATACCTCAGACCAAGAGACCAGCCATCGACTGCACGCTGTCACCTCACAG aAAACCCTCTCACCCTCTGCTGGCCTCCTTCATCAGTCACATGACCCAGGGTGGGCGTGGCCACTGGGATGCATCACTGAGCTCACTGGCCAGAGTACCCAATCATAGCACCTGTGAGCTAGGCGAGCTCACACAGACAG GTGTGGTTCAGCATTTAAAAAATGGCGCACTCCTGCACCAAACTTACCTCAAGCACCACAAGCTGCTTCCTCCTGATTGGTCATCACAGCATCTATGGGTGGAGACTACTGCTAAGAGCCGCACCCTACAGAGCGGCTTGGCGCTGCTCTATGGTTTTCTGCCGAATTTTGATTGGTCAAAAGTATTGGTGCGGCATCAGAGGAGCACTATGTTCTGTGGCTCACTGTGTGAGTGTCCAGCACGGAACATCTTTCTGGATGAGGAGCAGCGTCGTCAATACCGTCTTCGCACCTCTAATGCTGAACTTGAGCGCACTTATGTCGCCATGGCAAAGACTCTGGGCGTGGCCACGCGTACAATGCGGGCAGCCAATCCTATCGACGCGCTGCTGTGCCACTTTTGCCATGGCCTCTCATTTCCCTGTGCCAGCCCACATCCATATCCTTCCTCCGAAAATGGGGCTTGTCTAACATTGCAACAATTTGCTGTGATTCGCCAGCAGCAGAGAGATGACGAGCGGGAGCGTAAGGTGGCAGGGATTTACCGCCGTTTTGCTGTGCTTGCAGCACATCCTTTCCTGAACCAGACAGCGTTACGCATGGAGAAAGCTGCCCATGGCAACGCAGAGCCTGCCTTTGCACTGGCCTCTGCCCATGACATCACCATGGCACCAGTGCTAAGTGCCCTTGGCCTGGAGGGGGCAGGGTTTCCACGTTTCGCTGCTCGTTTGGTATTTGAGCTGTGGAAGCGTCCAGATGCAAAGGGAACACGAGGAGGTGTAGCGAACGCTTATTTGCGTGTGCTCTATAATGGAGAGGACTTGACCTTTGAAACTGCCTTCTGCCATGACCATGACCGCCACTCCACTCAGCCGTTGTGTCCTCTGGGTAATTTCTTGTCCTTTGTAAGAAGGGACATGTTTAATATTGTGAACGCTACCAGCTACCATCAAGCCTGCCATAAAAACTTTTCATAG